CAGTCATAACTTCGTCCCTGGGAAGGCCTAACTCTGTCCTGAAAGAACCGCTTATGGGCCTAACTCTGCCCATTTTCTGCCTGAGAAAGCctgaatttgccaggactgtGTCTAAAAACAAGGTAAAGTCCCTGCAAACTTGGGACAGTTGGCAATTATGCAAATCTAGACTACACATTTCAGAAAATGTATGCAGTTTCTTTACTCGGGATATTTGACATTATTAACGCTGTCTGTATATACTTTTCTGGCGGTAGAGGTAAATAagacttctttaaccccttcaggaccctgaaatttttcaccttaaaggggttgtccgggttcagaacccggacatacccttattttcacccagacagcccccctgaggctagcatcggagaatctcatgctccgatgcgcttacttgccctgcgctaaatcgctcaGGGCAcgagctcttttgttttcaataacacactgccgggcataaacttccacccggcagtgtgttcggtgacgtcaccggctctgaggggcgggctttagctctgccctagccattttactggctagggcagagctaaatcccgcccatcattgccggtgacgtcaccagggttcctggcagccccatggagagccccggtatgtcaccggatctccagaaaatgcctttgccctgctcaATTTAGCgctgggcaaaggagagcatgaactgctccgatgctcatgtcaggggggctgccggggtgaaaatggagggatgtccgggttcagctctgaacccggacaacccctttaaggaccaggccatttttggcaaatctgacgtgtcactttatgtggtgataactttaaaacgcttttacttatccaagccattctgagattgttttcatgtcacatattgtacttcataacagtggtaaatttgagtcaaaatatttcatttttatttataaaaaaaaccaaatttaccaagaatttggaaaaatttgcaattttcaaaatttcaatttctctgtttttaaaacagatagtgatacatcttaaaatagttattactttacatttcccatatgtctgcttcatgtttggatcattttgtaaatgacattttctttttttgggacattagaaggcttagaagtttagaagcaaatcttaaaatttttaagaaaatttccaaaacccaattttttaaggaccagttcagttctgaagtcaccttgtggggcttacataatagaaactacccataaatggcccaattttagaaactacactcctcaaggtattcaaaactgattttactaaactttgttaaacctttaggtgttccacaagaattaaaggaaaatgtagatgaaatttcagaatttcacttttttggcagattttccattttaatccatttttttccggtagcaaagcaagggttaacagctaaacaaaactctatatttattacctagAGTTCAGGTTACTCTGCAAACTACATAAAAGTGGATTGCCATCCCGTATATCATAAGCCGTGAAGTGACgcatgtgcagaatagacagagGTTCACAGAGAGCCTGCAAGTAGAACGTAAGCCTGTACCGCACAGTACAGGACAGCCCAACCGATAATTCATTTCCAGGTGATCCCCCAACTCCAGTCACAACACCTCAGTGGGGACACAGTGAGTGAAAACTAAAAACTATAAAGTGTAAAAGAATCAAGTAATCATAAATTTTAACAAATACTGACATTCAAGGCCTTTATTACATATATGAAATACGTCAAACATCTACAATCTAGCATTTAGTATCTCCAGGACCTGAACTGTAGTTCATCCATTCTGTAGTGAGTGGAGCTGATTACTGAAGTGCTGCTCGAATAGGAGAAAGTGGTGCAATAACCATCCCCATCCTCTACATAGTGAGCAGATCTTTGTACTTCCAGCACAAACCTTTGGGCTGAAGCTACTGCAGAATAGCCCTGCAGCTACCTCTGGTAACTCAAAGCAAGGTGCTGTTTTATCTCTCTGTAAAAAGGAGTATCTGATGGAATAAAGCCAACGACACTGACTACCATAAAAACACGTAAGGGTGGTAACTAACTGGCTAAGAATGAagatggcttctctcctgtgtgagtagtTTGATGTGCAACAAGACCTGATTTCtgcgtaaaacatttcccacattctaaacatgaaaatggcctctcTCCTGAGTGAactctctgatgtacaacaagagctcctttctgcttaaaacatttcccacattctgaacaagaaaaTGGCCTCTCTCCTGAGTGAACTCTTTGATGTACAACAAGAGCTCCTTTCTgcttaaaacatttctcacattccgaacatgaaaatagcttctcctctgtgtgatccctctgatgtataacaagagatGTTTTCTcaataaaacattttccacattcagaacatgaaaatggcttctcctctgtgtgatttctctgatgtagatTAAGACGCGATTTAGTGctataacatttcccacattgtaaacatgaaaatggcttcttccctgtatgaattttctgatgtgtaacaagaacggatttacggttaaaacatttaccacattcagaacatgaaaatggtttctctcctgtgtgaattctctgatgtagattAAGACGTGTTTTAGTGctataacatttcccacattctgaacatggaaatggcttctctcctgtgtgaagttTCTGATGTCCAACAAGAACAAATTTAtgcttaaaacattttccacattccgaacatgaaaatggcttctctgctttgtgaattttctgatgtataTTAAGACGTGATTTATCgttaaaacatttcccgcattctgaacatgaaaatggcttctctcctgtgtgaattctcttatgtttACGAAGAGATGAATTACAGtgaaagcatttcccacattcggaacatgaaaatggtttctctcctgtgtgaattctctgatgtttaagaaGAGATGAATTATGGtgaaaacatttaccacattctgaacatgataaTGGCTTCTTTtcagtgtgaattctcttatggaCATCAAGAGCTGATTTGCGGTCAAAACATTTCGCACATTCTGAGCaagaaaatggtttctctcctgtgtgacttctctgatgtgcaACAAGAATGtatttctggttaaaacatttcccacattccgaacatgaaaatggcttcactcctgtgtgaattctctgatggctATCAAGAGCTGATTTGCGgtcaaaacatttcccacattctgagcaagaAAATCGCTTCTCcccagtgtgaattctctgatgtacaaaaaaacttgatttctgcttaaaacatttcccacattccgaacatgaaaatggcctctctcctgtgtgaattctctgatgggtTTCAAGAGTTGCTTtaaggttaaaacatttcccacattctgaacatgaaaatggcttctcccctgtatgatttctctgatgtacaacaagagctgGTTTCTTcttaaaacatttaccacattctagacatgaaaatggcttctctttcACTTGAGCTGTTTCATGTTTAACACTGACTCTGTAACTTTTATTCTGTGTTACATTCTGTGATGAATCATAAGATTGGACCTGTTTTAAAGGATCAAATGATACATTTTTTGTGTGATTGGATGAAGATATATCTTGGATATTGGCATTCTCTTCAAATGTAACTTGTGTGATACCACAATCATCTGAAGATACCAGCTGTTTCTCTATGTTCCAACAGTTATCTGTCAAGAATAAAAAACACAATAGTTATCTCCCATCAGTGTCTCTTTCGCAGTGGAATTCTCCCTTAGtgcccttttaacagtactgATGCACCCTTAGTGCCCCTATGCAGTAGTTATGCTGCATTTGTGCCCCTAcgcagtagttattcccccttacTATAATGGTGCCTCTTAttgaccccacacagtagttatgcccactttgggCGCCTcctgcagtagtgctgtcccatagtgtccccatatacAGTAGTGCAGCTCCTGTACTgtgaataaaattaataaagtaatacatAGCACAGTATGCTTTTTCTAGCAGTAGGCATTGTGTGAAGACGTCATCTCTCCTGCTGAGCTGAGGAGAGTACACAGACCAGAGGATTTTTTTTGGTCTGTGCGCTCTCCCACTCAGCCCAGCAGGTGCAATGAGATTAGTGTATTacacctgctgctggggagggcgGGGAATGAGGCCTGGGCTATAATGGATGACAGATAAAGGAACTGGACAGATAAAGGAGCTGGGAGGAAGATGAGTAGAAGGAAGCACAGTAAGCCATCATTGACCATTGCGGAGCTCCTCATTATGATTTAAATGGAGTCCATCTGGCAGTTACACACAGTAGCACTAGCCACTTTTCTAGCTGACACATGGTAACATAAATCACAGTTATACATTTAAGACGGAGGTAAATGGGTCTGTTATAGGCTACAAGACAAACCATTAAAGTatttgattgatgtaaaaaaattgtaCAGTACTtcgttacaaaaaaaaatagacatacatACAAGTGtgcaaaacacaacaaaaacagtCTTTATACTGCAGTGAATCAGTTTCTTATTACTGCAttctattgtatttttcgctttcgttgtgtaatccccatttagtatgagttccattattgacagtgcagtccagtgcacatcttgtctgatgtatgcagtcctggaaaagcccttcgagggtgtatatcattgttcaaaatatgagcaaattacccgtttggaatcgcaaattgagtatctaaacgggcgagtttcaacactgagaggcgttaacaatttggaaaagcgtttgctgctcactgagcaagcactctatggggttgagggggagggtgatagaggctgaggaaagtgaggtagctagctggctaacagttagaaagtggggtagtgggaagagtgccagggaggctagccctgatctgtcacaccgtaacaagtttgcacggttggcagatgagagggatgtcagttcagggacagtctgtttagaaaggatctttaaaaccggagagggggaggggtctgtctttatgtaaagtcctgtctaaagcccacagtccaagaagatataagtgaagggcatgaacatgtggagtcactgtgggtagaaatacatggaggcaaaaataataataaattactaataggagtttattataaaccgcctaatataccagagtccacagaaactactaaacgagatagacgaggcggcaaatcataatgaggtggttattatggggga
The sequence above is a segment of the Bufo gargarizans isolate SCDJY-AF-19 chromosome 6, ASM1485885v1, whole genome shotgun sequence genome. Coding sequences within it:
- the LOC122942511 gene encoding gastrula zinc finger protein XlCGF26.1-like, translated to MMEDHRPVTSPVKEEITTPERCPSPLLPQDGSEEHHSVPQDDSDNCWNIEKQLVSSDDCGITQVTFEENANIQDISSSNHTKNVSFDPLKQVQSYDSSQNVTQNKSYRVSVKHETAQVKEKPFSCLECGKCFKKKPALVVHQRNHTGEKPFSCSECGKCFNLKATLETHQRIHTGERPFSCSECGKCFKQKSSFFVHQRIHTGEKRFSCSECGKCFDRKSALDSHQRIHTGVKPFSCSECGKCFNQKYILVAHQRSHTGEKPFSCSECAKCFDRKSALDVHKRIHTEKKPLSCSECGKCFHHNSSLLKHQRIHTGEKPFSCSECGKCFHCNSSLRKHKRIHTGEKPFSCSECGKCFNDKSRLNIHQKIHKAEKPFSCSECGKCFKHKFVLVGHQKLHTGEKPFPCSECGKCYSTKTRLNLHQRIHTGEKPFSCSECGKCFNRKSVLVTHQKIHTGKKPFSCLQCGKCYSTKSRLNLHQRNHTEEKPFSCSECGKCFIEKTSLVIHQRDHTEEKLFSCSECEKCFKQKGALVVHQRVHSGERPFSCSECGKCFKQKGALVVHQRVHSGERPFSCLECGKCFTQKSGLVAHQTTHTGEKPSSFLAS